The segment GCACCAAAGTCTTATAATGGAAGTAAAACCTGCATCAGTGATGCTGTACAAAACAAAGAGGCTTATAAGAGGCTATAAAGTTCTCCTACAGTGTCTAAAGAACCTCACACTTGTTTAAGTGTATTAGTCAATTTAGTTACTTAATATGACAAGATGAAATGTGCCTTAAAGGAAAGAGCAGTAGTTTGTGATCAACACCACAACCTGCAGCATAAAGatcattcatccatcatctcTACTTCCAAACCTCTGACAGCCTAAATAAAACTGGAACCAATATCggtttgaataattaaaatcacATGTCCGCACCGTGCAGACACTCTTTGTTTCCCGTTTCCAGTTTGGTCAGGTCCCAGCCGTTCTTCATCTCAGCGACCACAGCGTCAGACAGGTACGCAGGGAGGCTCTTGCACTCTGTTGCCTTACAGTGGTAACTCATCTTCGCTCTGAGGAACAACAAACGTTTTACAATTACATGTAGCTCTCCAGACTCGTATTAtgtttatgtattattatttttcaagaGCACCGTGTTTGGATCAGAGTTGGATTAGAAGTCTTCATAATGAAATCTAGAATTGCGTTTTTGTCCTCATTTCCACATTGATGCACTGCAGAGCCAAACTTTCTATATCTATTTAGGTCAAAACAAACTCACCCTGTCCAATCAGCAAGGAAAGCCGCAGCTGCTTGTTCTGTGTTAGCGACTCCACCCTTCTGCAGATAACCACGCCTTTTGGCAAACATGGTCAAGAACTCCAGAGAGTTTCTGAAGTCTGGCAGAGTGTACTGAAGCATGATCTGTGAGAGCATAGACAATAGATTACTTTAAATACCATTATCATTGGAATTTTGAACAGAACAACCAGAACTTATGCAAAACATCTGTCGTGATGGAAACACTTCCTACCTGTGACTTGTCACACTGTTTGAGCAGAGTCCTGACGGCCTCCAACACAGTCTCCTGgccctcctccacctgcaggcTCCTCAGCGCCATAGAAGCTGCTGGGTTGGATGGCGATGCCACGACTCCGGGGCTGTCTATTAGCTTCACATTCTTTGTGATGTGCACCTCCTGCATGGATCTGCAGAGTTGGAGTTAACATGCGATTATGTGAATATTTAGCTGTAAAAGGATTATGtgtgaaacaggaaatgctAAATTTGCGATTAGAGCTCGTCTTTTTATGCCCGTCACTCACTTTGTGATTCCCCTCTTGACTCCAGAGTTACAGGCCAGGATCCCCTTCATACTGTTGATCAGACTACTCTTCCCCACATTAGGAAAACCTGAgggtaaaaaaagaacaacattcaGATATGTACTTTGAACAGAGTCAAAGAAACCAGAAAGAATAGTTTGACTGTCTCAGAGGTGCATTAGACAGAAAAGGAGTCAGTGTTCTCATATATAATATCATTGACAATCTAAATCCACAGGTGATAGAAGTTAATGTCAAAGAAAGTCACTTTGTCAAAAGGAGGAAAATGTAGTTTTAGACTCTGGAAAATTGTGCTTACCGACTACACCCACTTTGAGTGAAACTTCATCCTTTGTGTTAGTAGCGTAAGTTGAGAGCAGCTCAGCGAGGCTGCTGCTTCCATAACAGGCTGCTGCTCTGGATCTGTCCAGGACTTCGTTTGAGGCCACAATCCTGCTCTTCTTGGCTTGCTTATGAAGACAGAACCAGATGACAGATTAGTGGAAGTACCTTTGACAAATAAACACTGgatttatgaaaaaatattttttgttcacaaacacacatgtcagCTTTGTTTGGACAAAACTGGTAAATGTGGTTTGTAAATTACTCTTGGAGGCTATAACCAGTTATAGCAGCACAGCAGAAGCTGCTCAACCTTCTCAGTCCTCCTTATTTAACTGACAGCATTCATTACATCCATTATTTATGAGTTATCAAGCAAATTTACATCTCACTcatttgcaaaaaataattaataaataatttgaacTCTGACTttaggatatatatatatatatatatatatattagaaaatATGGATGGGGGATGAACATGTATTGATTAAATAAGAATTTAGGAGACTTTTGCTAAAATCTTCTCATGAAATGGTTTGTGAATGCATTCAGACCTGAGCAACCAATTCAGTAAAGCATTTCACATATTTTGATAACATATTTGTAAAGTGAACCTCCTACCACTGTTTTGTCCTGAATCTGTGTTGATGctttaaacaacacaactggAAACTCCTTTTGTAAACACTGTATCCACCTCTCCACATTCTCCTTTGGTACCAGGTCTACAATACAGAAAACCCAACAAGAAATACACGAGTTAAAAGTACAGTCCATCTAGTTTCAATAAAGATTCACAACAGGCCACAAGCCTGCTAATCAAGTGTGTATTTAACTATAACTTGACATGGCACCATCTTATGTCCATTTACCTATTTTGTTTAAAAGCAGGAGTAGTTTCTTGTTGCCGTTCCTCTGCAGCACCGCCTCCTCCAGCTGGGGACACCTGCACCCCAGAGGATCACGGGCATCAAGGACTTGAATCACTACATCAGATGCATCAATCACCTGAAGAGATGGAGGTCAGATTAAGCAATGATAGACGAGTTCCTACAGAGACCTCGAGCAGTAAAATCACTGACCAGGACTTGGAGGTCTTACCTTATTTAATTCACTACAAAGGAACTGTTTTGAATTCCTGTCTGGGCCGGCCTGTAAATTCTTCCCATTCTCCTGTGTAAACAAAATAACCAATTTAAGTTGGTCAACATTAAAATATGGTTTAACAGATGTCTGCGGCCTTGTCCTTTTACCTTCCGAGCCTTCTTGGCGTTGGGTTCAGTTTCTTTAATTGCAgacttttccttcttcttcctcttggcTCGCTCCTCTATtactgtttgtctctttttctccttgtcTTCTTCAATCTATAAGATATAAAATCATTCTTAAAAAGGGAACATTTGGAATGCGACACTGATCTTGTCGTGTGAAACCACTTTATGGTTGTACCAACCTGTAGTCTCCGCTGCTCTGCCTCCCTGAGCACCTCCTCTTTGAAGGGAGCACTGCTGGGCACGCCTGGGTCCTTCTTCACTCGTTTGCTCACTCCTTTCTTCTTCGCCTCTTTTCTGAGCTTCTTGAGGTGCTCGCGGAcctaaatgtaaaaaaaaaaaaggcatgtTACTTGTGCGCATTACAATAAACTGCGAACAGAAACTAGAAGCAATAAAAACACGTTTCACGCAAAAATCCATCAAGTTGTAAACCTTTATGGAAAATTGATGATTTAAATATAATCACGTACCTTCTTCTGTATTTTGTAACGTTTGGAACATGAGATACGTTTGCTCGCTTTCTTTAACTCTGGAGACACAACGAGAAAACACACGGTAAATCAAAAGCTGGCTAAATCCGACCAAACAGAGCAGTTAGCACTTAGGTTATAATATAGATTGATAAAGCGAACAATACATCCTCAATATTTATTATCAAAACGTTTAAATAGCAATGTAAGGCCTATTTTAGCGTGCTCACTTACTTGGGCGCTTCATGGTGCTGCTGAGGAACTGCCAATGTGACTGAAACGCTCTTGCACGTGGAGGGGCGCACTATTGTGACGTATTGTCACTTCCGCTTCTGCAGGCGTGCTGCTGATGCtgcgccacctgctggaccgGAGTGTTTAATGTAACTCTGGATGGTGATGGTGCTGGTATGGCTGttattctatttatatataatgacagtaaaaaaacaacaacaaaaaccctgcataatatttttaattaacttgACATTAAATCAAGTCATCCAAGTTTAACTGgtggtgaaaacacacattgtgaGTTGAACTTTCGTTTAAAAATAAGTCTAAGGCATCTTTGACTGACTTGTATAGaattatgtaaatattacaatatataGCCTTAGAAATatcattttacactttaatataCATAATCTGTAAGTATCTGCTATTGTATAGATACATatattcataaaatgaaaatcgGAATGATTTTAGCTGATCAAATTTCCTATATGATgcttttatattgttattattttatattgatgACTCAACACCAAACTGGAGATGAAACTGTCATCGAGGACCAAATCTCTCTTGAACTCTTGTACTGGGATGTTACCACAAGTTCAGGAGATCAGTTTTGTACTGCAGTTGTTGCTTCTCCACACCCCCCCAGCCACCCCCTGTTTGAACTGCTGCCATCTGGACATTGACATCCACCACCAAGAGACAAAATATCCTAGAGCTGTGACCTCCATCACAGCAAAGACTGGTGAACACCCCTCCAGAGACTGAGGAGTAGCCATAACAAACACAGCTCAAGGACTGTTACTAACACGCATGCAcaacaacccacacacacttcaccctcAGGGACTGCAACTGCAAAATTGTCAATATGAtctttgaatcttgaatcttctTAATTTAATTAAGATCCCCcctacttttttttatttaatgtgttttctatcaaatatgtttgttttgcatCAAACACCAAAGCAAATTCATCGTATGTTGAAAACCTGAAAACCTTTTTCTGATTTCAGGACATATAAGATAAAATATGTTACCACTTCATGACTTTATGACTGCAACGTTTagcatgtgtgtcagtgtgagagcAGCAGGTCTCATgttatacatattatatataatactGCATTATATAATGGTAGCTATGTGTTATCTGTATATAATATTACACTATATTCTGTCATCTATGTGTGAGctatatataatattacacTATATTCTGTCATCTATGTGGGATCTATATATAAAACTACACTATATTCTGTCAGTTATGTGTGatctatatataatattataccATTTTCTGAGAGCTATGTGTGatctataaataaaactacactATATTCTGACAGCTATGTGTGatctataaataaaactacactATATTCTGACAGCTATGTCTGATCTATATAATATTACACTATTTTCTGAGAGCTATGTGTGatctatatataatattacacTATATTCTGAGAGCTATGTCTGATCTATATAATATTACACTATATTCTGACAGTTATGTGTGatctatatataatattacacTATATTCTCTCAGCTATGTGTgatctatatataatataacactATATTCTGACAGCTGTGTGATCTATATATAATGTTACACTATATTATGTCAGCTATGTGTGATCTATATATtagggttatatatatatatatattagattgTCTGACCTTTCCACATTAACCGAAGTGAACAtcgagggagggaggatggacggatggaggagggagggggggtgtaaGTCAagaacgaagaagaagaagaagagaaaagtcCGGGTCACGTGACTGGGTCGAGCATCTTTTTTTTGGTCCATCTTGGATACCAGCAGGAGCCCGGTGCATCCCAAGAAAATGACCAAGCTGCAGTTTTTGAACGTCTTCCTGACTGAGCGCCTCATGCTAGCTGCGCAGGAGATCTACAAGTCAGTGGAGGACACGATCCTGGAGTACCAGGAGGAGATAGCGATCCGGGAGCGGGA is part of the Hippoglossus hippoglossus isolate fHipHip1 chromosome 5, fHipHip1.pri, whole genome shotgun sequence genome and harbors:
- the gnl3 gene encoding guanine nucleotide-binding protein-like 3, which gives rise to MKRPKLKKASKRISCSKRYKIQKKVREHLKKLRKEAKKKGVSKRVKKDPGVPSSAPFKEEVLREAEQRRLQIEEDKEKKRQTVIEERAKRKKKEKSAIKETEPNAKKARKENGKNLQAGPDRNSKQFLCSELNKVIDASDVVIQVLDARDPLGCRCPQLEEAVLQRNGNKKLLLLLNKIDLVPKENVERWIQCLQKEFPVVLFKASTQIQDKTVQAKKSRIVASNEVLDRSRAAACYGSSSLAELLSTYATNTKDEVSLKVGVVGFPNVGKSSLINSMKGILACNSGVKRGITKSMQEVHITKNVKLIDSPGVVASPSNPAASMALRSLQVEEGQETVLEAVRTLLKQCDKSQIMLQYTLPDFRNSLEFLTMFAKRRGYLQKGGVANTEQAAAAFLADWTGAKMSYHCKATECKSLPAYLSDAVVAEMKNGWDLTKLETGNKECLHGVKCPNQASSIGFTTKGPTAGLLSISEVSEVKPHATTTESEAMQNDEPEQTPEEPNKTEGLEKPPATSLIKNPLKVRFPIDIKASVNDAYDFNMDYK